Proteins encoded within one genomic window of Hevea brasiliensis isolate MT/VB/25A 57/8 chromosome 8, ASM3005281v1, whole genome shotgun sequence:
- the LOC110657405 gene encoding putative B3 domain-containing protein At3g24850, translating to MASSSSISDGEERKESGVGLLTLEDLKLHHVDINKKVTKFEALLVVTEISSVKWEEKERKKRMDMAKTQRLLREKTLKKPIILHVEEKGIAIKDKEFVGEKLLSSAIKFGKELNQKKNVRINTSLKRRNPDYEKDKNWDVVFENGQERRKRYRKGNSKSENGIAKGSMLVTPPDLPQEFKKKIKEMHGTELQLVIQKAITDTDTQDAQSRLSMPKRQILCEFLKEVEREKLEKNEEMKVQIMIDPNLKLSDMIFKHWNLGKSNGKTCTSFVFRTHWNDFKKKIGVKKGDIIQVWSFRIEEQLYFILVKVEEEENEQANRR from the coding sequence ATGGCTTCCTCCTCATCAATCTCCGACGGTGAAGAAAGGAAGGAATCAGGTGTTGGCCTTTTAACTCTTGAAGACCTTAAGCTTCATCATGTTGATATTAATAAGAAGGTGACAAAGTTTGAAGCCTTGTTAGTGGTTACAGAAATTTCTTCTGTCAAGTGGGAGGAAAAGGAGAGAAAGAAAAGGATGGACATGGCGAAGACACAGAGGTTGTTAAGAGAGAAAACTTTGAAAAAGCCAATAATTTTACATGTTGAAGAAAAGGGTATTGCAATTAAGGACAAAGAGTTTGTGGGAGAAAAATTACTGAGTAGTGCAATCAAGTTTGGGAAAGAACTGAATCAGAAGAAGAATGTGAGAATAAATACCTCATTGAAACGAAGAAATCCTGACTATGAGAAAGACAAAAACTGGGATGTAGTATTTGAGAATGGTCAAGAAAGGAGAAAAAGGTATAGAAAGGGGAACTCTAAAAGTGAGAATGGCATAGCGAAGGGTTCAATGCTAGTGACACCACCAGACCTGCCtcaagaattcaagaagaagatcAAGGAGATGCATGGTACTGAATTGCAATTAGTGATACAAAAGGCAATCACGGACACTGATACACAGGATGCTCAGAGTcgtttatcaatgcccaagaggCAAATACTATGTGAGTTCTTAAAAGAAGTTGAAAGGGAAAAGTTAGAAAAGAATGAAGAGATGAAAGTGCAGATCATGATCGATCCCAATCTTAAACTTAGTGACATGATTTTCAAGCATTGGAACTTGGGGAAATCAAACGGGAAAACTTGCACGTCATTTGTGTTTCGCACTCACTGGAATGATTTCAAGAAGAAGATTGGAGTGAAGAAAGGTGATATAATTCAGGTGTGGTCTTTTCGAATTGAAGAacaactttattttattttggtaaaggttgaagaagaagagaatgaaCAAGCTAATCGCAGATGA
- the LOC110657322 gene encoding putative B3 domain-containing protein Os04g0346900 — MTPPSNVTRKPSCFFKIILQNTIREGKLRIPSKFLKYYGNCLSSPIILKDPTGTSWKVELLKNMNEVWLEKGWPEFSENHTLKHGHLVLFQYQRDSHFYVFIFDESAVEIEYSSSGLHSRTPNFNGESPQPNKQEADDQDDISCGNQSKGKRKQFKDEKGITRQARRPKCSKTCGAHEAADSDFISSYPYFKVVLRQHHNVYDGFLLINLRSMVKEGRSPLILEDLKFRHVNINNKKVTKFKVLLAVTEISSVQLQNY; from the exons ATGACTCCTCCCTCCAATGTTACAAGAAAACCATCCTGTTTTTTCAAGATAATTCTTCAAAATACTATCCGTGAAGGAAAACTT AGGATTCCCTCAAAATTTCTGAAATATTATGGCAATTGTTTATCAAGTCCAATAATCCTTAAAGATCCCACAGGAACCTCATGGAAAGTGGAGTTGCTGAAGAATATGAATGAGGTTTGGCTAGAAAAGGGTTGGCCAGAATTTTCTGAGAATCACACTCTGAAACATGGGCACTTGGTACTTTTTCAATACCAGAGAGATAGCCATTTCTATGTGTTCATATTTGATGAGAGCGCTGTAGAGATTGAGTATTCAAGCAGTGGACTCCATTCAAGGACGCCAAATTTTAATGGAGAATCTCCACAGCCCAATAAGCAAGAAGCCGATGATCAAGATGACATTTCTTGTGGCAACCAATCCAAAG GAAAGAGAAAGCAGTTCAAGGATGAGAAGGGCATTACTAGGCAGGCAAGAAGGCCTAAATGTTCAAAAACTTGTGGAGCTCATGAAGCTGCTGACAGCGACTTCATCTCAAGCTATCCATACTTCAAGGTTGTTTTAAGGCAGCATCACAATGTG TATGATGGCTTCCTCCTCATCAATCTTCGATCGATGGTGAAGGAAGGAAGGAGCCCTTTAATTCTTGAAGACCTCAAGTTTCGTCatgttaatattaataataagaaaGTGACAAAATTTAAAGTTTTATTAGCAGTTACAGAAATTTCTTCTGTCCAGTTGCAAAATTATTGA